A section of the Rhodobacter sp. genome encodes:
- a CDS encoding histidine phosphatase family protein has translation MALILLRHTRPEGASGVCYGRTDLPLAEGFAQETAAIAAGLPAVARIVSSPLSRCLRLAQAIGAARDLPVQVLPDLIEMDFGRWENHPWDRIPRAEIDAWSEDFLDARPHGGESVRQLAARARRALDMAATGPRPALVVTHAGIIKAARVATGEGDGWRAETAFGTWVTVDWP, from the coding sequence ATGGCCTTGATCCTTTTGCGCCACACCCGGCCCGAGGGCGCCAGCGGCGTCTGCTACGGGCGCACCGACCTGCCGCTGGCCGAGGGGTTCGCGCAGGAAACGGCGGCGATCGCCGCGGGCTTGCCGGCGGTCGCGCGGATCGTTTCATCGCCGCTGTCGCGCTGTCTCAGGCTGGCCCAAGCCATCGGTGCGGCGCGCGATCTGCCCGTGCAGGTGCTGCCCGATCTGATCGAAATGGACTTTGGCCGCTGGGAAAACCACCCCTGGGACCGCATCCCGCGCGCCGAGATCGACGCCTGGTCCGAGGATTTCCTGGATGCGCGGCCTCATGGCGGGGAAAGCGTCCGGCAGTTGGCGGCGCGCGCGCGGCGTGCGCTTGACATGGCGGCGACGGGGCCGCGACCGGCGCTGGTGGTGACGCACGCCGGGATCATCAAGGCGGCGCGCGTGGCAACCGGCGAGGGCGACGGCTGGCGGGCCGAGACCGCCTTCGGCACCTGGGTGACGGTGGACTGGCCATGA
- the cobS gene encoding adenosylcobinamide-GDP ribazoletransferase translates to MRAFRAALTFLTRLPVGRLEAGDFARAPGWFAAAGLVIGAAGAGVWWLAAAIWPPVLAALAAVAAMLMITGALHEDGLADAFDGLGSGRPAERAMEIMRDSRIGSFGTLALALVLGARIAALVALGPLAPAAMIAGQGLSRAGMTLMLRRGPYLRAQGTGSGMTGPLGAGAWPLALAALAAAALTLWSGGWALAPALLGLVLAMLVLRGWAIRRLGGLTGDILGAAQVLGDLGFLLGWLAWP, encoded by the coding sequence ATGCGCGCCTTTCGCGCCGCGCTGACCTTCCTGACCCGGCTGCCCGTTGGGCGACTCGAGGCCGGGGATTTCGCACGCGCGCCGGGATGGTTCGCCGCCGCCGGGCTGGTCATCGGGGCCGCGGGCGCGGGCGTCTGGTGGCTGGCGGCCGCGATCTGGCCCCCGGTGCTGGCTGCGCTGGCCGCCGTCGCGGCGATGCTTATGATCACCGGCGCGCTGCACGAGGACGGGCTCGCGGATGCCTTTGACGGGCTGGGCTCGGGGCGGCCGGCAGAGCGCGCGATGGAGATCATGCGCGACAGTCGCATCGGCAGTTTCGGAACGCTGGCGCTGGCGCTGGTGCTGGGCGCGCGCATCGCGGCGCTGGTCGCGCTGGGTCCGCTGGCGCCGGCGGCGATGATCGCGGGGCAGGGGCTGAGCCGCGCGGGCATGACGCTGATGTTGCGGCGCGGTCCCTACCTGCGGGCCCAGGGCACGGGCAGCGGCATGACCGGCCCGCTGGGCGCGGGCGCCTGGCCCCTGGCGCTGGCGGCGCTGGCGGCGGCGGCGCTCACCCTGTGGAGCGGCGGATGGGCCCTCGCGCCGGCGCTTCTGGGCCTGGTGCTGGCGATGCTGGTCCTGCGCGGCTGGGCGATCCGACGGCTGGGTGGGCTGACCGGGGATATCCTGGGGGCGGCGCAGGTGCTGGGCGATCTGGGGTTTCTGCTGGGCTGGCTGGCATGGCCTTGA
- the cobT gene encoding nicotinate-nucleotide--dimethylbenzimidazole phosphoribosyltransferase has product MRTEPVTDSLAARIRHTIDTKTKPLGALGRIEQLAEQIALVQGTTAPVMSVCTLTIFAADHGIADAGVSTFPQVVTGQMVLNFLSGGAAANVFARVNGVGLQVVDAGVAGAPIAHPDLIDRRVGAGTANFLDGPAMSAAQAQACLDHGADIARKALGEALAFGEMGIANTATAAALAHKLTGLPLIDLVGRGTGLDDAGVRHKLAVLERACGRTGALSPAQAMAEYGGFEIVMMAGAMLETAHAGRIVMVDGFIATAAATLACALEPGCRAAMVFAHRSHESGHRVLLAHLGATPLLDLDMRLGEGTGALLAWPLLKAAAAMMSDMASFEAAGVSNRD; this is encoded by the coding sequence CTGAGGACAGAACCCGTGACCGACAGTCTTGCCGCCCGCATTCGCCATACCATCGACACCAAGACCAAGCCGCTCGGCGCGCTGGGGCGAATCGAGCAGCTGGCGGAACAGATCGCGCTGGTGCAGGGCACGACCGCGCCGGTGATGTCGGTCTGCACGCTCACCATCTTCGCGGCCGACCACGGGATCGCCGACGCCGGCGTCTCGACCTTTCCGCAGGTCGTGACAGGGCAGATGGTGCTGAACTTCCTGTCCGGAGGCGCGGCGGCCAACGTCTTTGCGCGGGTGAACGGCGTCGGGTTGCAGGTGGTCGATGCGGGCGTTGCCGGGGCGCCGATCGCCCATCCGGACCTGATCGACCGGCGGGTTGGGGCGGGCACCGCGAACTTCCTGGACGGCCCGGCGATGAGTGCGGCGCAGGCGCAGGCCTGCCTGGATCACGGCGCGGACATCGCACGCAAGGCCCTCGGCGAGGCGCTGGCATTTGGCGAAATGGGGATCGCCAACACGGCCACGGCCGCGGCGCTGGCGCACAAGCTGACGGGGCTGCCGCTGATCGATCTGGTCGGGCGCGGCACCGGCCTGGACGACGCAGGGGTGCGTCACAAACTGGCGGTTCTGGAACGCGCCTGTGGCCGAACCGGCGCCTTGTCGCCCGCGCAGGCGATGGCCGAATACGGCGGGTTCGAAATCGTCATGATGGCCGGGGCGATGCTGGAAACCGCGCACGCGGGCCGGATCGTCATGGTGGACGGCTTCATCGCCACCGCGGCGGCGACGCTGGCCTGCGCGCTCGAACCCGGCTGCCGCGCGGCGATGGTCTTTGCACACCGCTCGCACGAATCCGGCCACCGGGTCCTGCTGGCGCATCTCGGCGCGACGCCGCTTCTGGACCTGGACATGCGTCTGGGCGAGGGCACCGGCGCGCTTCTGGCCTGGCCGTTGCTCAAGGCGGCGGCAGCCATGATGTCGGACATGGCCAGCTTCGAGGCGGCGGGCGTCTCGAACCGGGACTGA
- a CDS encoding response regulator, protein MAPLLRLAPRGGLLVLAGAAILVLTAIAARFGQPVPALVTAVAGATALVLGTAALAIGWRARRRQGRVSAVLAQALAGDPDPVLVTDSQGLVLAANLAASGAGSASGAAGTGLSARLASWCVDADSVAAALLAEALRVGHVRREFWRKDSGLRLSLHPADRGAALFVWRFSPIARGGARGLDALGLPALTRGACGPSANPEARALGAQGDLTDLWAEAATRAGSGELLSLPDGTQVQPLHVPARDGSEDILLLPPLGTSRPASADGFDPDASDIPVALVQIDPEGRIQGTNRLARGLLGLVAGETRFFWEVVEGLGRPVADWLDDARAGRALGRPEVLRAALTGQETYVQIILRRAPGPTRAPGSLVAVISDATELKSLEARFVQSQKMQAIGQLAGGIAHDFNNLLTAISGHCDLLLLNRDRFDPDYNDLLQIHQNANRAAALVRQLLAFSRKQTLKPEVMTLESMLEDLTHLLTRLVGERITLSLTNAANLGAIRADRRQLEQVIMNLVVNARDAMPMGGTISLETEARHLDAELEHGRARVPPGDYALIRVVDQGIGIPADIIDKIFEPFFTTKRLGEGTGLGLSTAYGIVKQMGGYIFCDSVEGAGTTFTLYFAVEAAGDTVPGRSVPPGAAALPASPAKPAPRSETVPVPPLAAPSRGGSILLVEDEAPVRAFAARALRLQGYQVFEAQDGEQALEFLENPAVRVDLFVTDVIMPGIDGPGWVTQALRTRPGTPVVFVSGYTEDALNAALVRIPRARFLGKPFSLHELSETIEAQLVV, encoded by the coding sequence ATGGCGCCGCTTCTGCGGCTTGCCCCGCGGGGCGGTCTGCTGGTGCTGGCCGGCGCCGCGATCCTTGTTTTGACGGCGATTGCGGCGCGGTTCGGCCAACCCGTGCCGGCGCTGGTGACGGCGGTTGCGGGCGCGACGGCGCTGGTGCTGGGCACGGCGGCGCTGGCGATCGGCTGGCGCGCGCGGCGTCGGCAGGGCCGGGTCAGCGCCGTGCTGGCGCAGGCGCTGGCCGGCGATCCCGATCCTGTTCTGGTGACCGATTCGCAGGGCCTGGTGCTGGCCGCCAACCTGGCCGCCAGCGGCGCAGGTTCAGCGTCGGGGGCCGCGGGAACCGGTCTTTCGGCGCGACTGGCGTCCTGGTGTGTCGATGCCGACTCGGTCGCCGCCGCACTTTTGGCCGAAGCCCTGCGCGTTGGCCATGTCCGCCGGGAATTCTGGCGCAAGGACAGCGGCTTGCGCCTGTCCCTGCACCCCGCCGACCGGGGCGCGGCGCTTTTTGTCTGGCGCTTTTCGCCGATCGCGCGCGGCGGTGCGCGCGGGCTCGACGCCCTGGGCCTGCCGGCGCTGACCCGGGGTGCCTGCGGGCCGAGCGCCAACCCCGAGGCGCGTGCCCTGGGGGCGCAGGGCGACCTGACCGACCTGTGGGCCGAGGCCGCGACCCGTGCCGGTTCGGGCGAGCTGCTGTCCTTGCCCGACGGCACCCAGGTGCAACCGTTGCACGTGCCCGCCCGCGACGGAAGCGAGGACATCCTGTTGTTGCCGCCCCTCGGCACCTCCCGACCGGCCAGCGCGGACGGCTTTGATCCGGACGCCAGCGACATCCCCGTGGCGCTGGTCCAGATCGATCCCGAGGGGCGCATCCAGGGCACGAACCGGCTGGCACGCGGGCTGCTGGGGCTGGTGGCGGGCGAAACCCGCTTTTTCTGGGAGGTGGTCGAAGGGCTTGGGCGCCCGGTCGCCGACTGGCTGGACGACGCCCGCGCCGGGCGCGCGCTGGGACGCCCCGAGGTTCTGCGCGCCGCGCTGACCGGGCAGGAGACCTATGTGCAGATCATCCTGCGCCGCGCTCCGGGACCCACCCGCGCGCCGGGATCTTTGGTCGCCGTGATCTCGGACGCGACCGAGCTGAAGTCGTTGGAAGCGCGCTTTGTGCAAAGCCAGAAGATGCAGGCCATCGGCCAGTTGGCGGGCGGAATCGCCCATGATTTCAACAACCTGTTGACCGCGATCTCAGGCCATTGCGACCTGTTGTTGTTGAACCGCGACCGCTTCGATCCCGACTATAACGACCTGTTGCAGATCCACCAGAACGCCAACCGCGCCGCCGCCCTGGTGCGGCAGTTGCTGGCCTTTTCGCGCAAGCAGACCCTCAAGCCCGAGGTGATGACGCTGGAATCCATGCTCGAGGATCTGACGCATCTGCTGACCCGGCTGGTCGGTGAGCGGATCACCCTGTCGCTGACCAACGCTGCCAATCTGGGCGCGATCCGGGCGGATCGGCGGCAGCTTGAGCAAGTCATCATGAACCTGGTCGTCAACGCCCGCGACGCGATGCCGATGGGCGGGACGATCAGTCTCGAGACCGAGGCGCGGCATCTGGACGCCGAACTCGAACACGGCCGCGCCCGGGTGCCGCCCGGTGACTACGCGCTGATCCGCGTGGTCGATCAGGGGATCGGCATCCCCGCGGACATCATCGACAAGATCTTCGAGCCGTTTTTCACCACCAAGCGACTGGGCGAGGGGACCGGCCTGGGTCTGTCCACCGCCTATGGCATCGTCAAGCAGATGGGCGGCTATATCTTTTGCGACAGCGTCGAGGGGGCGGGGACCACCTTTACGCTGTATTTCGCGGTCGAGGCGGCGGGCGACACGGTCCCGGGGCGGTCCGTGCCGCCCGGGGCGGCGGCGCTGCCCGCGAGCCCGGCGAAACCGGCGCCGCGATCCGAAACCGTCCCGGTCCCGCCATTGGCGGCGCCCTCGCGCGGCGGTTCGATCCTCCTGGTCGAGGACGAGGCCCCGGTGCGCGCCTTTGCCGCACGGGCCCTACGCCTGCAGGGCTATCAGGTGTTCGAGGCGCAAGACGGCGAACAGGCGCTGGAGTTTCTGGAAAACCCCGCGGTGCGGGTCGATCTGTTCGTGACCGATGTCATCATGCCGGGAATCGACGGCCCGGGGTGGGTGACGCAGGCGCTGCGGACCCGCCCGGGAACGCCGGTGGTCTTCGTTTCGGGCTATACCGAGGATGCGCTGAACGCCGCGCTGGTGCGCATTCCGCGCGCGCGTTTTCTGGGCAAGCCATTCTCGCTGCACGAACTCAGCGAGACGATCGAGGCGCAACTGGTCGTCTGA
- a CDS encoding RsmB/NOP family class I SAM-dependent RNA methyltransferase → MTPAARQAAALAILDHWLSGQPVEAALTQWARASRYAGSGDREAVRDLVFRAVRQRRSAAALGGAETGRALLLGLARMDGAPPQDWTGDGHAPAPLTPDETARLGAPAPELPRAVALDCPEWLLPAFDAALGPATDAVLSLMRERAPVFVRVNRAAADVAGVIAELADQGIAARLHPLSAWALEITANARRLRTTPAFAQGRIEMQDAASQAVAERFLDAAPAGPVLDYCAGGGGKALALAAAGRAVTAHDAAPRRMVDLPARAGRAGARVRVLEGAASGRWPAILADAPCSGSGSWRRAPDAKWAFSAERLQALCAVQDSILDACAALTAPGGVLGYATCSLLRPENEDRVAAFLSRHPDWRLNAQHRWSPCDGGDGFFLALLHRP, encoded by the coding sequence ATGACCCCAGCCGCCCGCCAGGCCGCCGCCCTTGCCATCCTCGACCACTGGCTGTCGGGCCAACCCGTCGAAGCCGCGTTGACCCAATGGGCCCGCGCCAGCCGGTATGCCGGGTCCGGCGACCGCGAGGCCGTGCGCGACCTCGTGTTTCGCGCGGTGCGCCAGCGGCGTTCGGCCGCCGCGCTCGGCGGGGCCGAGACGGGGCGCGCCTTGCTGCTGGGCCTGGCGCGGATGGACGGCGCGCCCCCCCAGGACTGGACCGGCGACGGCCACGCGCCCGCGCCCCTGACGCCCGACGAGACCGCGCGCCTGGGCGCGCCGGCGCCGGAATTGCCGCGCGCGGTGGCGCTCGATTGTCCGGAGTGGCTGCTGCCGGCGTTCGACGCCGCGCTTGGTCCGGCGACGGATGCGGTGTTGTCCCTGATGCGCGAACGCGCGCCGGTGTTCGTGCGGGTGAACCGCGCCGCCGCCGACGTGGCCGGCGTGATCGCCGAACTGGCCGATCAGGGCATCGCCGCCCGGCTGCATCCCTTGTCCGCCTGGGCGCTGGAAATCACCGCCAACGCCCGCCGTCTGCGCACCACGCCCGCCTTTGCCCAGGGCCGGATCGAGATGCAGGACGCCGCCAGCCAGGCCGTGGCCGAGCGGTTCCTGGACGCCGCGCCCGCCGGGCCCGTGCTGGACTATTGCGCCGGCGGTGGCGGCAAGGCGCTGGCGTTGGCGGCCGCGGGGCGCGCGGTCACCGCCCATGACGCCGCACCGCGCCGCATGGTCGATCTGCCGGCGCGCGCCGGGCGCGCCGGGGCGCGGGTGCGGGTGCTGGAGGGTGCGGCCTCGGGGCGCTGGCCCGCGATTCTGGCGGACGCACCCTGCTCGGGATCGGGCAGTTGGCGACGCGCCCCCGACGCCAAATGGGCCTTTTCCGCCGAACGGTTACAGGCGCTTTGCGCGGTGCAGGACAGCATCCTCGACGCCTGCGCCGCGCTCACCGCGCCGGGGGGCGTGCTGGGCTATGCAACCTGTTCGCTGCTGCGCCCCGAGAACGAGGACCGCGTCGCGGCCTTTCTTTCGCGTCACCCCGATTGGCGCCTGAACGCGCAACACCGCTGGTCCCCGTGCGACGGGGGCGACGGGTTTTTTCTGGCCCTGCTTCATCGACCCTGA
- a CDS encoding aminotransferase, with the protein MPLNPAFAATFAPPVMEARRWLTETPLPEGLPLLNLSQAAPVDPPPAPLRAAMARAIEQDPSIHLYSPVLGNPALRARLAARIAALYGGTVGADQVALTSGCNQAFCAAVAVLAAAGDQVILPVPWYFNHAMWLSLSGIEAVPLPTGADLLPDPDQAAALITPRTRAIALVTPNNPGGVEYPPALLEAFAALAARHKIALIVDETYRDFHTRDGAPHTLFTNPDWDETLIHLYSFSKAYRLTGHRVGAIAAAPARLAEIEKFLDTVTICVSGPGQMAALWGLENLEDWLAGERLEILRRRAAMIAGFQRLDGWELLGCGAYFAYARHPFDAPSPQVARRLLAEAGVLMLPGTMFRPQGDPAGAREMRIAFANADTTEIGDLMTRLGRVGQAVTS; encoded by the coding sequence ATGCCGTTGAACCCCGCCTTTGCCGCCACCTTTGCGCCCCCCGTGATGGAGGCGCGCCGCTGGCTGACCGAAACCCCCTTGCCCGAGGGGCTGCCCCTGCTGAACCTGTCGCAAGCGGCCCCCGTCGATCCCCCACCCGCGCCGCTGCGCGCGGCGATGGCCCGGGCGATCGAACAGGACCCGTCGATCCACCTCTATTCCCCGGTGCTGGGCAATCCGGCGCTGCGGGCACGGCTTGCGGCGCGGATCGCGGCGCTTTACGGCGGGACCGTCGGGGCCGACCAGGTGGCGCTGACCTCGGGCTGCAACCAGGCCTTTTGCGCGGCTGTCGCCGTTCTGGCGGCCGCGGGGGATCAGGTGATCCTGCCGGTGCCGTGGTATTTCAACCATGCGATGTGGCTCAGCTTGTCGGGGATCGAGGCCGTGCCCCTGCCGACCGGCGCCGACCTGCTGCCGGACCCAGACCAGGCGGCGGCGCTGATCACGCCGCGCACCCGCGCCATCGCGCTGGTCACGCCGAACAACCCCGGCGGGGTCGAGTATCCGCCCGCGCTGCTCGAGGCCTTTGCCGCCCTGGCCGCGCGCCACAAGATCGCGCTGATCGTGGACGAGACCTACCGCGACTTTCACACCCGTGACGGCGCCCCCCACACGCTGTTCACCAATCCCGACTGGGACGAAACACTGATTCATCTCTACAGCTTTTCAAAGGCTTACCGCCTGACGGGGCACCGCGTCGGCGCGATCGCCGCCGCCCCCGCACGGCTGGCCGAGATCGAGAAGTTCCTCGACACCGTGACGATCTGCGTCTCGGGGCCCGGGCAGATGGCCGCGCTATGGGGGCTGGAGAACCTTGAGGACTGGCTGGCCGGCGAACGGCTCGAAATCCTGCGGCGGCGCGCGGCGATGATCGCGGGGTTCCAGCGGCTGGACGGCTGGGAACTGCTGGGCTGCGGCGCCTATTTCGCCTATGCCCGCCACCCGTTCGACGCCCCCTCGCCGCAGGTCGCCAGGCGCCTGCTGGCCGAGGCCGGCGTGCTGATGTTGCCGGGCACGATGTTCCGCCCCCAGGGCGACCCGGCCGGCGCGCGCGAGATGCGCATCGCCTTCGCCAACGCGGACACCACCGAAATCGGCGATCTGATGACCCGCCTCGGCCGTGTCGGTCAGGCGGTCACGTCGTAA
- a CDS encoding FAD-dependent monooxygenase — protein MTARDALAGRRALVLGAGVAGLTAACALRHFGAGVDILEQAPAIAEVGAGLQISPNGVRVLRALGIDPAEAGDPSAAVELRDREGRLVTRLDLPQSPGFYLCHRADLVGALERAARRAEAHVQLLQSVREVALTPQGAEVVTAVGSTHHTPLLIGADGLHSVLRRVLDGGAEPFFTGQVAWRALIPGDGGAPVAQVFMGPGRHLVSYPLRGGALRNIVAVQERTAWAAEGWNHPDDPDNLREVFAGFGGPVRGWLDQVRAVYLWGLFRHPVAGQWTDGQGRAALLGDAAHPTLPFMAQGANMALEDAFSLARNLAASPDAPAAALRRYATDRAPRVRAIVAKANANARNYHLRGPLAPLAHGALRLASALAPGAALGRYRWIYDYDVTA, from the coding sequence ATGACCGCGCGCGATGCCCTTGCCGGGCGCCGGGCGCTGGTTCTGGGCGCCGGCGTGGCGGGGCTGACCGCCGCCTGCGCGTTGCGGCACTTCGGGGCTGGCGTGGACATCCTGGAACAGGCCCCCGCCATCGCCGAGGTCGGCGCGGGGTTGCAGATCAGCCCCAACGGCGTGCGCGTGCTGCGCGCGCTGGGGATCGACCCGGCCGAGGCCGGGGATCCCAGCGCGGCGGTCGAATTGCGCGACCGCGAGGGGCGGCTGGTCACGCGGCTGGACCTGCCGCAGTCCCCCGGGTTCTATCTGTGCCACCGCGCCGATCTGGTCGGCGCGCTCGAACGCGCCGCGCGTCGCGCCGAGGCCCATGTGCAACTGTTGCAAAGCGTGCGCGAGGTTGCCCTGACGCCGCAGGGGGCCGAGGTCGTCACCGCCGTCGGTTCGACCCATCACACGCCGCTTCTGATCGGTGCGGACGGGTTGCACTCGGTGTTGCGCAGGGTGCTCGACGGCGGGGCAGAGCCCTTTTTTACCGGGCAGGTCGCCTGGCGCGCGCTGATCCCCGGGGATGGCGGCGCGCCGGTGGCGCAGGTGTTCATGGGGCCGGGCCGGCATCTGGTCAGCTATCCGCTCAGGGGCGGTGCGCTGCGCAACATTGTCGCGGTGCAGGAACGCACGGCCTGGGCGGCCGAGGGCTGGAACCATCCCGACGATCCCGACAACCTGCGCGAGGTCTTTGCCGGATTCGGCGGGCCGGTGCGCGGTTGGCTGGACCAGGTGCGCGCGGTGTATCTGTGGGGCCTGTTTCGCCACCCGGTCGCCGGGCAATGGACCGACGGGCAGGGGCGGGCGGCGCTGTTGGGCGATGCCGCCCATCCGACGCTGCCATTCATGGCGCAAGGGGCGAACATGGCGCTGGAAGATGCGTTCAGCCTGGCGCGCAACCTGGCCGCCAGTCCCGACGCCCCCGCCGCCGCTCTGCGCCGCTACGCCACCGACCGCGCGCCACGGGTTCGCGCGATCGTTGCCAAGGCCAACGCGAACGCGCGCAACTATCACCTGCGCGGCCCGCTTGCGCCGCTGGCGCACGGGGCGTTGCGGTTGGCCTCGGCCCTGGCGCCCGGGGCGGCGCTGGGGCGCTATCGCTGGATCTACGATTACGACGTGACCGCCTGA
- the dksA gene encoding RNA polymerase-binding protein DksA gives MKPETFLPDDYKPAEDEPFMNDRQLEYFRRKLLSWKEELLEDSKETLADLANSTRNLPDMADRASEETDRALELRTRDRQRKLVAKIDSALRRIDNGEFGYCEMTGEPISLKRLDARPIATMTLEAQERHERSERVHRDD, from the coding sequence ATGAAACCCGAAACCTTTCTGCCCGATGACTACAAGCCCGCCGAAGACGAGCCGTTCATGAACGATCGTCAGCTCGAGTATTTCCGCCGAAAGCTGCTCTCCTGGAAGGAAGAGCTGCTTGAGGACAGCAAGGAAACGCTGGCGGATCTGGCGAATTCGACGCGCAACCTGCCCGACATGGCCGACCGGGCCTCGGAAGAAACCGACCGCGCGCTGGAACTGCGCACCCGGGACCGGCAACGCAAGCTGGTGGCCAAGATCGACTCGGCGCTGCGCCGGATCGACAATGGCGAGTTCGGCTATTGCGAGATGACCGGCGAGCCGATCTCGTTGAAGCGGCTCGATGCGCGGCCGATCGCGACCATGACGCTCGAGGCGCAAGAGCGCCACGAACGCAGCGAACGCGTCCACCGCGACGACTGA
- a CDS encoding MoxR family ATPase yields the protein MRFASTETYIATDDLTMAVNAAVTLERPLLVKGEPGTGKTELARQVAAALGLDIIEWNVKSTTRAQQGLYEYDAVSRLRDSQLGDDRVHDVRNYIRKGKLWQAFEADRKLVLLIDEVDKADIEFPNDLLQELDRMEFFVYETGETIRARHRPIVIITSNNEKELPDAFLRRCFFHFIRFPDAETLSRIVKVHHPGIKESLLSTALTQFFELRETPGLKKKPSTSEMLDWLKLLLAEDLTPEDLKRDGVNALPKLHGALLKNEQDVHLFERLAFMARRQQGHR from the coding sequence ATGCGCTTTGCCTCGACCGAGACCTATATCGCCACCGACGACCTGACGATGGCGGTGAACGCCGCCGTGACGCTGGAACGCCCGCTGCTGGTCAAGGGCGAGCCCGGCACCGGCAAGACCGAGCTGGCGCGCCAGGTGGCCGCCGCGCTGGGGCTCGACATCATCGAGTGGAACGTGAAATCCACCACCCGCGCGCAGCAGGGCCTCTACGAATACGACGCCGTCAGCCGGCTGCGCGACAGCCAGCTGGGCGACGACCGCGTGCACGACGTGCGCAACTACATCCGCAAGGGCAAGCTCTGGCAGGCCTTCGAGGCCGACCGCAAGCTTGTCCTGCTGATCGACGAGGTGGACAAGGCCGACATCGAATTCCCCAACGACCTGTTGCAGGAACTCGACCGGATGGAGTTCTTCGTCTACGAGACCGGCGAGACGATCCGCGCCCGCCACCGGCCGATCGTCATCATCACCTCGAACAACGAAAAGGAACTGCCCGACGCGTTCCTTCGGCGCTGCTTTTTCCACTTCATCCGCTTCCCCGACGCCGAGACCCTCTCGCGGATCGTCAAGGTCCACCACCCGGGCATCAAGGAATCGCTGCTCTCCACCGCGCTGACCCAGTTCTTCGAACTGCGCGAAACCCCGGGGCTGAAAAAGAAACCCTCGACCTCCGAGATGCTCGACTGGCTGAAACTGCTGCTGGCCGAAGACCTCACCCCTGAGGACCTGAAGCGCGACGGCGTCAATGCCTTGCCGAAACTGCACGGCGCGCTGCTCAAGAACGAGCAGGACGTGCATCTGTTCGAGCGGCTGGCCTTCATGGCGCGGCGCCAGCAGGGCCATCGGTGA
- the speD gene encoding adenosylmethionine decarboxylase, whose protein sequence is MTQSPHPPGAHLLLDLYGGRDLDHPARLETVLRQAALAAGARVLEARFHHFGDTGGVTGVVLLAESHITIHTWPEIGFAAVDVFVCGDALPERACDHIEAALAPTRAIRTRIARGTRQD, encoded by the coding sequence GTGACACAATCGCCGCACCCGCCCGGCGCGCATCTCCTCCTCGACCTCTACGGGGGCCGCGACCTCGATCACCCCGCGCGGCTGGAAACGGTGCTGCGGCAGGCCGCCCTGGCCGCCGGCGCTCGCGTGCTCGAGGCCCGCTTCCACCACTTCGGCGATACCGGCGGCGTGACCGGCGTGGTGCTGTTGGCGGAATCGCATATCACGATCCACACCTGGCCCGAAATCGGCTTCGCCGCCGTCGATGTGTTCGTGTGCGGCGACGCCTTGCCCGAACGGGCCTGCGACCACATCGAAGCCGCCCTCGCGCCGACCCGGGCGATCCGCACCCGCATCGCGCGCGGCACCCGTCAGGACTGA